One Setaria viridis chromosome 7, Setaria_viridis_v4.0, whole genome shotgun sequence genomic region harbors:
- the LOC117863805 gene encoding uncharacterized protein, translating into MEHDAHTEAPPHAVPPPEDATVDDWAREDAEPMDSGAAPTDVAAADSAADGPPAPASEAEGVKDIQSSLQSLELKANVAAQEDAQDVEDEVEETKRHLNVVFIGHVDAGKSTSGGQILFLSGQVDDRTIQKYEKEAKDKSRESWYMAYIMDTNEEERVKGKTVEVGRAHFETEHTRFTILDAPGHKSYVPNMISGASQADIGVLVISARKGEFETGYEKGGQTREHVLLAKTLGVAKLVVVINKMDDPTVKWSKERYDEIEAKMVPFLKSSGYNVKKDVQFLPISGLLGSNMKDRMDKSTCSWWDGPCLFEVLDRIEVPLRDPKGPVRMPIIDKYKDMGTVVMGKMESGTIREGDSLLVMPNKSHVKVIGISLDESKVRRAGPAENVRVKLSGIEEEDIMAGFVLSSVGNPVGAVTEFNAQLQILELLDNAIFTAGYKAVLHVHSVVEECEIVELIEEIDMKKKKEADPKKKKPKRKPLFVKNGAVVVCRIQVNNLICVEKFSDFPQLGRFTLRTEGKTVAVGKVVEVPPAGSPTF; encoded by the exons ATGGAGCACGACGCGCACACCGAGGCCCCGCCGcacgccgtcccgccgcccgaggACGCCACCGTCGACGACTGGGCGCGCGAAGATGCGGAGCCCATGGACTCCGGCGCCGCCCCAACGGACGTTGCCGCGGCGGATTCCGCCGCTGATGGCCCTCCCGCGCCCGCTTCCGAGGCTGAAG GTGTCAAGGATATTCAGTCATCTCTTCAGTCATTGGAGCTTAAGGCAAACG TTGCTGCACAAGAAGATGCTCAGGATGTCGAAGATGAGGTAGAGGAAACAAAACGACACTTGAATGTGGTTTTCATTGGCCATGTTG ATGCTGGGAAATCAACTTCTGGAGGACAGATATTGTTTTTGAGTGGTCAAGTTGATGATAGGACCATCCAGAAATATGAGAAGGAAGCAAAGGATAAAAGCCGAGAAAGCTG GTACATGGCTTACATTATGGACACAAATGAGGAAGAACGGGTTAAG GGAAAGACTGTTGAAGTTGGCAGAGCTCACTTTGAGACGGAACACACAAGATTCACTATTTTAGATGCACcg GGTCACAAAAGTTATGTTCCAAATATGATAAGTGGTGCTTCTCAAGCTGACATTGGTGTTCTG GTCATATCTGCTCGAAAAGGTGAATTCGAAACTGGTTATGAAAAAGGAGGACAGACCCGTGAACATGTACTACTTGCAAAAACTTTAGGTGTTGCTAAGCTGGTAGTTGTAATAAATAAGATGGATGACCCAACTGTTAAATGGTCTAAGGAAAG GTATGATGAGATTGAGGCAAAAATGGTTCCTTTCCTCAAATCTTCAGGGTACAATGTTAAAAAAG ATGTCCAGTTCTTACCAATATCTGGTCTTTTGGGAAGCAATATGAAGGACAGGATGGATAAAAGCACTTGTAGTTGGTGGGATGGCCCATGTCTTTTTGAAGTTCTGGATCGCATTGAAGTTCCTTTACGTGACCCCAAAGGTCCAGTAAG AATGCCAATAATTGATAAATATAAAGATATGGGCACTGTTGTAATGGGAAAGATGGAGTCAGGCACGATCAGAGAGGGTGACAGTTTGTTGGTTATGCCAAACAAG TCCCATGTAAAAGTCATTGGTATAAGCCTGGATGAGAGCAAAGTGCGTCGTGCTGGACCGGCCGAGAATGTTCGTGTCAAGTTGTCAGGAATTGAAGAGGAGGATATAATGGCTGGTTTTGTACTTTCAAGTGTTG GTAATCCGGTTGGTGCTGTTACTGAATTCAACGCTCAGTTGCAGATTCTAGAGTTGCTTGACAAT GCTATTTTTACTGCTGGCTACAAAGCTGTGTTGCATGTCCACTCTGTTGTTGAGGAGTGTGAGATCGTTGAGCTCATAGAGGAAATCGacatgaagaaaaagaaagaagcagatcccaagaagaagaagccaaaGAGGAAGCCTCTTTTTGTGAAGAATGGTGCTGTTGTTGTTTGCCGTATTCAG GTAAATAACTTGATATGCGTAGAGAAGTTCTCTGATTTCCCTCAGCTTGGAAGGTTTACACTTCGAACTGAAG GAAAGACAGTAGCTGTAGGGAAAGTTGTTGAAGTTCCTCCTGCTGGCAGCCCAACATTCTGA